Proteins from one Kwoniella shivajii chromosome 1, complete sequence genomic window:
- a CDS encoding glucosamine-6-phosphate deaminase: MYLSDHDGAEQAALALTNHIISRINAFKPTQMKKFVLCLPTGSTPLPVYEELVRRFKLGDVSFEHVITFNLDEYVGLKPCHKQSYAYFMEENLDIPSSQTHLLPSSPIDPHKTHQDSCAAYESLITSLGGIHLLFLGIGENGHVAFNEPASSMSSRTRMVKLDQGTREINARFFGKEQVPTHALTMGIANILEAQEIIVLATGERKSNALKEALEGGINHLCPASVLQMHEKVSIYTDNTAIKGLKESTINYLKSQDPSSSTPRLKDTTDKNKRPFQGRGLLRGTSFSWVSSPSTPIEEDKPLFWSRPPSPSKSLAVDVKVEMIVGQGIHSPLNSPHDDQQQVKIPDKEQKTGIKPQTLLAKDVNSLDQEETQKEADDQGPSV, encoded by the exons ATGTATCTATCTGACCA TGACGGCGCCGAACAAGCAGCGTTAGCACTCACGAATCATATAATCTCACGTATCAACGCATTCAAACCTACTCAAATGAAAAAATTCGTTCTTTGTTTACCAACTGGCAGTACGCCTTTACCAGTATACGAGGAACTGGTGAGAAGATTCAAGCTTGGTGATGTAAGCTTCGAG CATGTCATCACTTTCAATTTGGACGAGTACGTTGGGTTGAAGCCATGTCATAAACAAAGTTATGCGTATTTCATGGAAGAGAATC TCGACATCCCATCCAGTCAAACACATCtcttaccttcttcacccattgATCCACATAAAACTCACCAAGATTCCTGTGCAGCCTACGAGAGTCTCATTACTTCTCTAGGTGGGATccatcttttgtttttgggGATCGGCGAGAATGGTCATGTGGCTTTCAACGAACCCGCATCTAGTATGTCTTCTAGGACGAGGATGGTGAAACTTGATCAAGGCACTAGGGAGATTAAC GCCCGATTCTTCGGCAAAGAACAAGTACCTACTCATGCGTTGACCATGGGAATCGCGAATATCCTTGAAGCACAAGAGATAATCGTCCTAGCTACAGGTGAGAGAAAGTCAAATGCGTTGAAAGAAGCTTTGGAAGGCGGTATCAACCATCTT TGTCCTGCATCCGTTCTACAGATGCATGAGAAAGTGTCCATCTACACTGATAATACAGCAATTAAAG GTTTGAAAGAGAGTACGATAAACTACCTCAAGAGTCAAGACCCTTCTTCGAGTACCCCGAGATTGAAGGACACAACCGACAAAAACAAAAGACCTTTTCAAGGTCGTGGCTTGTTGAGAGGAACGTCATTCAGCTGGGTTTCGTCTCCGTCAACACCgatagaagaggataaaCCTCTATTTTGGTCAAgacctccttctccttctaaATCACTGGCCGTCGACGTGAAGGTCGAAATGATCGTTGGACAAGGTATCCACTCGCCTCTTAATTCTCCACACGATGATCAGCAGCAAGTAAAAATCCCGGACAAGGAGCAAAAGACTGGGATCAAACCCCAGACTTTGCTGGCTAAAGATGTAAACAGTTTGGATCAGGAAGAAACAcagaaagaagcagatgatcaAGGTCCTAGCGTGTAG
- a CDS encoding T-complex protein 1, theta subunit, which translates to MSLKVPKAGGPDLFKAGYKHMSGLEEAVLRNIAAVGELSEIVRTSFGPNGRNKLIINHLGRLFVTSDAATIIREIEVAHPAAKLLVMASTAQEAEMGDATNLVLIFAGELLKRSEHLLTMGLHPSDVIQGYEMALAKGREELETLISSTIPASPLPTAEQLATAVATSLASKQPGCEEFLSQLVAEASLAVMPKNPKDFNVDSVRVVKVMGGSLEASRVVRGMVFGREPEGVVKNATKAKVAVYTCGLDISQTETKGTVLLKKADDLLSFSRGEEKQLEGYFKEIADSGVKLIIAGSGIGDLALHYLNRMNIAVIKVLSKFDLRRLCRVVGATPLARLGAPTPEEAGLVDVLETVEIGGDRVTVLRQEEGEKTRTATIVLRGATANYLDDLERSLDDGINTVRILLRDGRQVPGGGASEIEVARRVAEYGGKTAGLAQHSIKRFAEALEVVPRTLAENAGLNAEDVVSALYKAHAENQVDAGVDIESETDGVMSSTSKKVLDPFAAKDWAIKLATDAAISVLRVDSIIVAKQAGLAPPKQQGHWDDD; encoded by the exons ATGTCGTTGAAAGTACCAAAAGCTGGTGGACCGGACCTTTTCAAGGCCGGATACAAG CACATGTCCGGACTGGAAGAGGCTGTCTTAAGGAATATTGCAGCTGTAGGGGAGTTGAGTGAAATCGTTAGAACTTCTTTCGGTCCAAATG GACGAAACAAGcttatcatcaatcatcttggACGACTTTTCGTAACTTCAGATGCTGCCACCATTATTCGAGAGATCGAAGTCGCTCATCCCGCTGCTAAGTTGTTGGTAATGGCAAGTACAGCTCAAGAAgcagag ATGGGAGATGCTACCAATCTTGTTTTGATCTTCGCCGGAGAACTGTTGAAAAGATCCGAACATCTCTTAACGATGGGTTTGCATCCTTCAGATGTCATTCAAGGATATGAAATGGCCTTAGCAAAAGGACGAGAGGAActggaaa CCCTTATCTCATCAACGATTCCCGCTTCTCCTCTCCCAACAGCCGAACAACTCGCCACTGCCGTAGCCACTTCTCTCGCCTCAAAACAACCAGGTTGTGAGGAGTTCCTATCACAACTGGTAGCAgaagcttctttagcagTCATGCCTAAAAACCCTAAAGATTTCAACGTGGATTCTGTGCGAGTAGTCAAAGTTATGGGAGGAAGTCTTGAAGCTAGTAGAGTTGTAAGGGGTATGGTATTCGGTCGAGAACCTGAAG GTGTGGTAAAGAACGCAACCAAAGCAAAAGTCGCCGTGTACACCTGTGGTCTTGATATCTCACAAACCGAGACGAAAGGAACAGTTTTACTCAAGAAAGCAGATGATCTACTCAGTTTctcaagaggagaagagaaacaacTTGAAGGA TATTTCAAAGAAATCGCTGATTCAGGTGTCAAACTTATCATTGCTGGTTCCGGTATCGGTGATCTCGCATTACACTACCTCAACCGAATGAACATTGCCGTCATCAAAGTGTTATCCAAGTTCGATTTGAGAAGATTATGTCGAGTCGTCGGGGCTACACCGCTTGCAAGATTAGGTGCACCTACACCCGAGGAAGCAGGTTTAGTTGACGTACTCGAAACTGTCGAGATTGGTGGAGATCGAGTGACTGTACTTCGAcaagaagagggagaaaaAACTCGAACTGCTACTATCGTATTAAGAGGAGCCACGGCAAACTaccttgatgatcttgagCGATCGTTAGATGATGGTATCAATACTGTCAGAATCTTattgagagatggaagacaAGTCCCAGGAGGTGGAGCATCAGAAATTGAAGTCGCAAGAAGAGTAGCTGAATACGGAGGTAAAACAGCTGGATTAGCTCAACATTCAATCAAGAGATTCGCAGAAGCATTAGAAGTCGTACCCAGAACATTAGCTGAAAACGCCGGGTTGAACGCAGAAGATGTTGTCAGTGCTTTGTATAAAGCTCATGCTGAAAATCAAGTAGATGCAGGTGTGGATATCGAATCTGAGACAGACGGTGTGATGTCTTCAACAAGCAAAAAGGTATTAGATCCTTTCGCGGCAAAAGATTGGGCGATTAAATTAGCTACAGATGCTGCTATTTCAGTGCTTAGAGTAGATAGTATCATCGTTGCTAAACAAGCTGGTTTGGCTCCTCCAAAACAACAAGGTCATTGGGACGATGATTAG